TTCCCTCTTCCCTGGTTAAGCGACGGGCGGTTTCCATGGCTTTGTCTCCAGGGACTTGAAAGACCTCATCCACCAAAGACAAATCCAATATCTCCGGGATAAAGCCTGCCCCAATACCTTGAATAGGATGCGGGCCCGGTTGTCCACCAGAAAGCACAGGTGATTCACTGGGCTCCACCACCACTGCCTGTATGGTCGGTTTTCTTCCCTTAAGATAGCGAGCAGTGCCGGTAATAGTCCCGCCGGTACCTACTCCGGCCACAAAAATATCCACTTTACCCTCGGTATCCTGCCAAATCTCTATACCCGTATTTTGCAAGTGGGCTTTAGGGTTAGCCGGATTGGTAAACTGCTGCAGCATGATTGCGTTATCATTATTGGCCACCAATTCCTCAGCCTTGGCTATGGCCCCCCGCATGCCTTCACTACCAGGAGTTAACACAAGCTCTGCCCCATAGGCCTTTAGCAGGCTGCGCCGCTCCTGACTCATGGTTTCCGGCATAGTTAAAATTAACTTAAGACCCATGGAAGCACAGGTCATGGCCAGACCTACGCCGGTATTACCACTAGTGGGTTCAACCAGGATGCTGTTTTGATTGATAACCCCCCGCTCCATAGCATCTTTAATCATAGAGTAGGCAATGCGGTCCTTCACACTACCACCGGGGTTAAAGGATTCCACCTTGACCAATACCTCCGCCGACAGACCCGCCGTAAGCTTGGTTAAACGTACTAAAGGTGTTCTGCCAATGGTTTCTAAAATATTGTTATATATCGGCACTAAACATCCCCCTTATATAAATTTAATCCTTATTGTTTGTCTGATAAATTCATTACATAAAAATATTAACTCCCGGGACAAAGTTATCTCTCCTTTGTTAAAGCTAGTTTGCCCGGTAATTAGGAGAAACTATAGATACTATAACAAATTTCCAAACTTCTTATTAGCCTTATTTTAATTTGAGCATTTTGCAAAATAAGTTTTTTTGAAAGATCAACAGATTACTCAAAGCATCCAATTGGTAAATTTTAAAAAAACCACACTTTTGACAGCTTAATTACTAAAAAAGAAGACAAGGGCAGAATTTTTAGCGTTGCCTAAAAAATACGATAGTGCTTAAAAGCAAGAGACCTTATGCTGCTTTTTGTAGTGATTGCTTACAAGCCAAAGCGCCGACCAATAAAACAATCATGTTTAGCAACAGATGAGTTTTAACTTTTTTGATTCCCCAAACATGCAACCGATTGGCTGTAAGATGAACTTTTAGTCTTGAATTTACTCTCTCGACGGCTGTTCTCTGGTCATACAACTCTTCCCATTTTCTGGTGTTTCGATGAGGACTGGAGTAACGACGCAGATCTTCTTTAATATTGACTTTTTTGACCAGCCCGTAATTTGAAGCGGAACACCAGGCAGAACCAAATGGACAGTCTACCTTGCCGAGAATGTGGGGGCAACGAAATTTTAAAATGTTCTTATCTGCTCCCCAGTAGACCATCTCATAACCCATGGAGCAAACCGGAGTGCCATTGGATGTCATTCCA
This region of Desulforamulus ferrireducens genomic DNA includes:
- the cysK gene encoding cysteine synthase A → MPIYNNILETIGRTPLVRLTKLTAGLSAEVLVKVESFNPGGSVKDRIAYSMIKDAMERGVINQNSILVEPTSGNTGVGLAMTCASMGLKLILTMPETMSQERRSLLKAYGAELVLTPGSEGMRGAIAKAEELVANNDNAIMLQQFTNPANPKAHLQNTGIEIWQDTEGKVDIFVAGVGTGGTITGTARYLKGRKPTIQAVVVEPSESPVLSGGQPGPHPIQGIGAGFIPEILDLSLVDEVFQVPGDKAMETARRLTREEGILVGISSGAALYAALEIARRPENAGKIVVALLPDTGERYLSTALFKDEPPQESFQSNQ